A single region of the Rubrobacter aplysinae genome encodes:
- a CDS encoding ABC transporter permease, whose translation MAVTNAPEAKRRPLRAVPEALTRLYDNRWLIFYFIQRDLSSTYRKSFLGFLWIVLTPLLMIALYSLVFSEIVGIRFREVEGQGVANFGLYLYCGLIPFLAFAGSINQSVKTIKSNSNLVQRVVFPVEILPLSTVLTNFITQSSGLIVLVSVVFALERELHWTLVLLPAIMALQLVFTLGLGYLISVLGAYLPDLGQVTNATTRAMFFLTPIIWPASLAYDRGYGFVVDYNPIAFVVMSYRDLVLTGELPALAPALWWSGVAVVLLVVGFWLFVRSKKRFADLI comes from the coding sequence TTGGCCGTCACTAATGCCCCTGAAGCTAAACGGAGACCGCTCAGAGCTGTCCCAGAGGCGCTTACAAGGCTCTACGACAATCGTTGGCTGATCTTCTACTTTATTCAGCGCGACCTGTCGAGTACCTATAGGAAGAGCTTCCTGGGCTTTCTGTGGATAGTGCTCACGCCGCTGTTGATGATCGCGCTGTACTCGCTGGTCTTCTCCGAGATCGTCGGGATAAGGTTCAGGGAGGTCGAGGGCCAAGGGGTCGCGAACTTCGGGCTGTACCTGTACTGTGGGCTCATCCCGTTCCTGGCGTTCGCCGGTTCGATCAACCAGTCGGTGAAGACCATAAAGAGCAACTCGAATTTGGTGCAGAGGGTCGTCTTTCCGGTAGAGATATTGCCTCTGAGCACAGTCCTGACGAACTTCATAACCCAGAGCTCGGGGTTGATCGTGCTGGTCTCCGTGGTCTTCGCGCTCGAAAGAGAGCTACACTGGACGCTCGTGCTGTTGCCCGCGATCATGGCGCTCCAGCTCGTGTTTACCCTGGGTCTCGGCTACCTGATTTCGGTGCTCGGCGCGTACCTGCCGGACCTCGGACAGGTAACCAATGCCACGACGCGGGCGATGTTCTTCTTGACCCCGATCATCTGGCCCGCCTCGCTCGCCTACGATAGAGGCTACGGCTTCGTAGTAGATTACAACCCGATAGCCTTCGTGGTGATGTCGTACCGGGACCTGGTGCTAACCGGCGAGCTGCCGGCGCTCGCGCCCGCCCTGTGGTGGTCGGGGGTCGCGGTAGTGCTCCTGGTGGTCGGGTTCTGGCTGTTCGTCCGCTCCAAGAAGCGGTTTGCGGACCTGATCTGA
- a CDS encoding MraY family glycosyltransferase has translation MDGALTIAGVAFLVSAALVPLVVRFAVGRQMLDMPNLRSSHEVPTPRLGGIAIVCGAWLGMVAGAAVHGAAHPPALWPLLVAATVVGLAGLADDLAGLGLGPRAGVQTLAALSLLVYLPPPILAQSAGIARYALLALAVFWVVGLVNAFNFMDGIDGIVSGVALVNLAFLIVIVGGSGVFFALAGGVAGFLLWNTSPASIFLGDVGSYFVGFALAAGVLYLPAPEAGAPLGVVVCAAVFAPFLLDTAYTLISRARAGKNVLSAHREHIYQRITPTGAMHRRTSALYYGASVASGLAALLMLGGQVVLGLAVISLVCAGLLSLPRAFGAARS, from the coding sequence TTGGACGGGGCTCTGACCATAGCGGGTGTCGCATTCCTCGTCTCGGCGGCGCTGGTGCCGCTCGTGGTGCGGTTCGCGGTCGGGAGGCAGATGCTCGACATGCCGAACCTGCGGAGCTCCCACGAGGTGCCCACGCCCCGGCTCGGCGGCATCGCCATCGTCTGCGGAGCCTGGCTCGGTATGGTGGCCGGTGCCGCCGTCCACGGCGCCGCCCACCCGCCGGCGCTGTGGCCGCTCTTGGTTGCCGCGACTGTGGTCGGGCTGGCCGGGCTCGCCGACGACCTCGCGGGACTCGGTCTCGGTCCCCGCGCCGGGGTGCAGACGCTGGCCGCGCTCTCGCTTCTCGTGTACCTCCCGCCGCCGATACTGGCGCAGTCGGCCGGTATCGCGCGGTACGCCTTGCTGGCGCTAGCCGTTTTCTGGGTGGTGGGGCTCGTCAACGCCTTCAACTTCATGGACGGGATAGACGGGATCGTCAGCGGGGTGGCGCTCGTGAACCTGGCATTTCTGATCGTGATCGTCGGCGGCTCCGGCGTGTTCTTCGCGCTGGCGGGCGGCGTGGCGGGGTTCCTGCTGTGGAACACGAGCCCGGCTTCCATCTTTCTGGGGGACGTGGGGAGCTACTTCGTGGGCTTCGCGCTGGCGGCGGGGGTGCTGTATCTGCCGGCGCCGGAGGCGGGTGCCCCTCTCGGCGTCGTGGTGTGCGCGGCGGTGTTCGCGCCGTTCTTGCTGGACACGGCTTATACCCTGATCTCACGCGCAAGGGCCGGCAAGAACGTCCTCTCCGCCCACCGCGAACACATCTACCAGCGGATAACCCCCACGGGCGCGATGCACCGGCGCACGAGCGCCCTGTACTACGGGGCGAGCGTGGCGTCCGGGCTGGCCGCGCTGCTGATGCTCGGCGGGCAGGTAGTCCTCGGCCTGGCCGTGATCTCACTGGTCTGCGCGGGGCTCCTGAGCCTGCCCCGGGCCTTCGGAGCGGCTCGGAGCTAG
- the rfbB gene encoding dTDP-glucose 4,6-dehydratase, with protein MRRVLVTGGCGFIGCNFLRQVVPGRPETEWINLDALTYAGRLENTEDFAGAENYRFVHGAIQDKELVDGLVSEGVDAMVNFAAESHVDRSIAGPEVFTATNVMGTQNLLEAARRHGVESFVQVSTDEVYGSLAPEEPAFTEESRIEPNSPYSASKASADLLCRAYHETYGMPITVTRCSNNYGPYQYPEKLIPSFIRHALADRPVPLYGDGMNVRDWLHVEDHCRAIALVLDRGEPGRIYNVGGDNERTNLEITELILEHLGKSWDLISFVTDRLGHDRRYAIDSARIQTELGWRPEHTFETGIRQTIDWYTENLDWASRVMSEAAG; from the coding sequence TTGAGGCGGGTTCTGGTTACGGGTGGGTGCGGGTTTATAGGGTGCAACTTCCTGCGGCAGGTGGTACCCGGTCGTCCCGAGACCGAGTGGATAAACCTGGACGCCCTGACCTACGCGGGCCGTCTGGAGAACACCGAGGACTTCGCCGGCGCGGAGAACTACAGATTCGTCCACGGTGCGATACAGGATAAAGAGCTCGTGGACGGGCTGGTCTCCGAAGGGGTGGACGCGATGGTGAACTTCGCCGCCGAGAGCCACGTGGACCGCAGCATCGCCGGTCCCGAGGTCTTTACCGCGACCAACGTGATGGGTACTCAGAACTTGCTGGAGGCTGCCCGGCGGCACGGGGTGGAGAGCTTCGTGCAGGTCTCCACCGACGAGGTGTACGGTTCGCTAGCTCCGGAGGAGCCGGCTTTCACCGAGGAAAGTCGCATAGAGCCGAACTCGCCGTACTCGGCCTCCAAGGCCTCGGCGGATCTCCTGTGCCGCGCCTACCACGAGACCTACGGGATGCCGATCACGGTCACCCGCTGCTCCAACAACTACGGTCCCTACCAGTACCCGGAGAAGCTAATACCCTCGTTTATCCGGCACGCGCTGGCCGATAGGCCCGTGCCGCTGTACGGCGACGGGATGAACGTGCGGGACTGGCTGCACGTCGAGGATCACTGCCGCGCCATCGCGCTGGTGCTGGATCGGGGCGAGCCCGGTCGCATCTACAACGTCGGCGGCGACAACGAGCGGACCAACCTGGAGATAACGGAGCTCATCCTGGAGCATCTCGGCAAATCTTGGGATCTCATCTCCTTCGTCACCGACCGTCTAGGCCACGACCGGCGCTACGCCATAGACTCGGCGCGCATACAGACCGAGCTCGGCTGGCGGCCCGAGCACACCTTCGAGACGGGTATCCGCCAGACCATTGACTGGTACACGGAGAACCTGGACTGGGCCTCGCGGGTGATGTCCGAAGCGGCCGGCTGA
- the fmdA gene encoding formamidase, translating into MPEVLFSFDQSKSFFEQRVAPHNRWHPDVPPVATVSPGSEFRLECREWFDGLVHNDDSADDIRNLDLSIVHPLSGPISVEGAEPGDLLVVDILDLGPVPQESGPVAGQGWGYTGVFARDNGGGFLTDHFPDAHKAVWDFHGQKATSRHLPGVGFTGITHPGLIGTAPSHDLLGNWNRREAELIATDPDAVPPLALPPEPNNALLGHMEEEQAEQAAREAARTAPPRENGGNQDIKNLTRGARIFMPVFVEGGKLSAGDLHFSQGDGEITFCGAIEMGGYLDLGVDLIKGGMEAYGVTNNPVFFPGNVEPRYSEFLTFVGISVTEEGQQRHLDSQLAYKRACLNAIEYLTKFGYSPEQAYLLLGAAPIEGRFSGVVDVPNSCATLYLPTEIFDFDIRPSAGGPQRAERGSAAS; encoded by the coding sequence ATGCCCGAGGTTCTGTTTAGTTTCGACCAGTCGAAGTCGTTCTTCGAGCAGCGGGTGGCTCCCCACAACCGCTGGCATCCGGACGTTCCGCCCGTTGCCACCGTATCGCCGGGCTCGGAGTTCAGGCTGGAGTGCCGCGAGTGGTTCGACGGGCTGGTACACAACGACGACTCGGCCGACGACATCCGCAACCTCGATCTCTCCATCGTCCACCCGCTCAGCGGTCCTATCTCCGTGGAGGGCGCGGAGCCCGGCGACCTGCTCGTGGTGGACATCCTGGACCTCGGGCCGGTGCCGCAGGAGAGCGGGCCGGTGGCGGGCCAGGGCTGGGGATACACGGGCGTCTTCGCCAGGGACAACGGCGGCGGGTTCCTGACCGACCACTTCCCGGACGCCCACAAGGCGGTGTGGGACTTCCACGGCCAGAAGGCCACCTCGCGTCATTTGCCCGGCGTGGGCTTTACCGGTATTACGCACCCCGGCCTGATCGGGACCGCGCCCTCTCACGACCTGCTCGGTAACTGGAACCGGCGCGAGGCCGAGCTCATAGCCACCGACCCGGACGCGGTGCCCCCGCTCGCGCTGCCACCAGAGCCAAATAACGCCCTGCTCGGCCACATGGAAGAGGAGCAGGCCGAGCAGGCGGCCCGGGAGGCCGCACGCACCGCCCCGCCGCGCGAGAACGGCGGCAACCAGGACATCAAGAACCTCACACGCGGGGCCAGGATCTTCATGCCGGTCTTCGTCGAGGGCGGAAAGCTCTCCGCCGGAGATCTGCACTTCTCGCAGGGGGACGGTGAGATCACGTTCTGCGGAGCCATCGAGATGGGCGGCTACCTGGACCTGGGCGTGGATTTGATCAAGGGCGGGATGGAAGCCTACGGCGTGACGAACAACCCCGTGTTCTTCCCGGGCAACGTCGAGCCGCGCTACAGCGAGTTCCTGACCTTCGTCGGCATCTCGGTTACCGAGGAGGGCCAGCAGCGCCACCTCGACTCGCAGCTCGCCTACAAGCGCGCCTGCCTGAACGCCATCGAGTACCTGACCAAGTTCGGCTACTCGCCCGAGCAGGCCTACCTGCTGCTGGGCGCCGCGCCCATCGAGGGCCGCTTCAGCGGCGTCGTGGACGTGCCGAACTCCTGCGCCACGCTCTACCTGCCCACCGAGATCTTCGACTTCGACATCCGCCCCTCGGCGGGCGGGCCGCAGCGGGCCGAGCGGGGGAGCGCCGCGAGCTGA
- a CDS encoding FmdB family zinc ribbon protein, with the protein MALYDYYCEDCGAFELRRPIGSAGPHESCPSCGSLAERVYSPPAVTSPRSDVNRAREAADRSAHEPRVLNGAPPRGVGRPRSTNPLHGRLPRP; encoded by the coding sequence GTGGCGCTGTACGATTATTATTGCGAGGATTGCGGGGCTTTTGAGCTTCGCCGGCCCATCGGGAGTGCGGGCCCGCATGAGAGCTGTCCGTCCTGCGGGAGCCTCGCGGAGCGCGTATATAGTCCCCCCGCCGTGACCTCGCCCAGGTCGGACGTGAACCGTGCCAGAGAGGCCGCCGACCGCAGCGCGCACGAGCCGCGCGTACTCAACGGGGCTCCACCACGCGGCGTGGGGCGTCCGCGCTCTACCAACCCGCTGCACGGCAGGTTGCCCAGACCCTGA
- a CDS encoding N-acetylmuramoyl-L-alanine amidase, protein MARPDYGRARWYGAHGNNYSNARRGRSQISRVVIHVTQGSWSSAINWFRDGRAGVSAHYTVRSNDGFIGQSVQENDIAYHAGNWTYNKTSIGIEHEGYVSNPAWFTGAMYRSSARLTAHLCDKYNIPIDRNHIVGHNEVPGASHTDPGRHWDWGRYMSLVRKYAGSRSNTYRQIVDNRSQRFRASRNWRGSHYSSQRRGRDYRFAKPVRSWNADRAMFKIKIPSTGVYKIWAWWPADSGYNGRTRFLVRTSNGWVPRLRSQRRNGGRWVGLGKFHMRAGDGWWVRIDRRSKSSGYIIADAVMVKKA, encoded by the coding sequence ATGGCGAGACCAGATTACGGTAGGGCAAGGTGGTACGGTGCACACGGCAACAACTACTCTAACGCGCGCCGGGGCCGCTCACAGATAAGCAGGGTCGTTATACACGTAACCCAGGGCTCCTGGTCGAGCGCGATAAACTGGTTCAGGGATGGACGAGCCGGGGTCTCGGCACACTATACCGTCCGATCCAACGACGGCTTTATCGGACAATCCGTACAGGAAAATGATATCGCCTACCACGCCGGTAACTGGACCTATAACAAGACCAGCATCGGCATCGAGCATGAAGGGTACGTGAGCAACCCGGCCTGGTTCACCGGCGCAATGTACCGCTCTTCTGCCAGGCTAACCGCGCACCTGTGCGACAAGTACAACATCCCGATAGACCGCAACCACATAGTCGGCCACAACGAGGTCCCCGGCGCAAGCCACACTGACCCCGGCCGCCACTGGGACTGGGGCCGGTACATGAGTCTCGTGAGGAAGTACGCTGGTAGCAGAAGCAATACCTATCGCCAAATCGTGGATAACCGTTCCCAACGTTTCAGAGCATCCAGGAATTGGCGTGGCAGTCACTATAGCTCACAGAGGCGAGGTCGTGACTATAGGTTCGCGAAACCCGTACGGAGCTGGAACGCTGATAGAGCAATGTTCAAGATAAAAATACCAAGTACAGGAGTGTACAAAATTTGGGCGTGGTGGCCAGCTGACAGCGGGTACAATGGGCGCACGAGATTTCTAGTCCGGACCTCCAACGGCTGGGTACCTAGGCTGCGCAGTCAACGCAGAAACGGCGGAAGATGGGTGGGGCTCGGCAAATTTCACATGCGGGCAGGAGACGGTTGGTGGGTAAGGATAGACAGGAGAAGCAAGTCATCAGGCTATATTATAGCGGACGCGGTTATGGTAAAGAAAGCATAG
- a CDS encoding NAD-dependent epimerase/dehydratase family protein yields MSRILLTGATGLLGGALIEALIPAGHEVRCLLRNGSPNSHRLDPAEVEIAIGDADDAEAVSRAASGVDAVIHAAGIEYAPPLVEGMRRAGAGRLVAVSSTSAHSAYETRSGPKLSMEAVVRKSGLSWTVVRPTMIYGSERDKNMRRLLRFLDRSLVFPVFGSGDNLWQPVYHEDLAQGILAALENPAAVGETYDLPGAASLGYGELVRTAARALEREVRLLSIPLQPVYRASRLAERAGLRLPVGSDQVQRLREDKAYPYEKARRELGYAPRTFEEGIQLEVERLRMLGMLRG; encoded by the coding sequence ATGAGCCGAATACTCCTCACCGGGGCGACCGGGCTGCTCGGAGGGGCGCTCATCGAGGCCTTGATCCCGGCAGGTCACGAGGTCCGCTGCCTGCTGCGCAACGGTAGCCCGAACAGCCACCGGCTGGACCCGGCGGAGGTAGAGATAGCAATCGGAGACGCGGACGACGCGGAGGCCGTCTCTCGCGCGGCATCCGGCGTGGACGCCGTAATCCACGCCGCCGGTATCGAGTACGCGCCGCCGCTGGTGGAGGGGATGCGGCGCGCCGGGGCGGGACGGCTCGTAGCGGTGAGCAGCACCAGTGCCCACTCGGCCTACGAGACTCGCTCCGGGCCCAAGCTCTCTATGGAGGCCGTCGTGCGGAAGAGCGGGCTCTCTTGGACCGTGGTTCGTCCGACCATGATCTACGGCTCCGAGCGGGACAAGAACATGCGCCGCCTGCTGCGCTTTCTGGACCGCTCCTTGGTGTTCCCGGTCTTCGGGTCCGGAGACAACCTGTGGCAGCCGGTGTACCACGAGGACCTCGCCCAGGGCATTCTGGCCGCCCTCGAAAACCCCGCCGCCGTGGGGGAGACCTACGACCTGCCCGGCGCGGCTTCCCTGGGCTACGGGGAGCTCGTGCGGACCGCGGCCCGTGCGCTGGAACGCGAGGTGCGGTTGTTGAGCATCCCGCTGCAGCCGGTGTACCGGGCCTCACGGCTGGCCGAGCGCGCCGGGCTGCGGCTGCCGGTTGGCTCCGATCAGGTCCAGCGCCTGCGGGAGGACAAGGCGTATCCTTACGAGAAGGCCCGGAGGGAGCTCGGCTACGCCCCCCGCACCTTCGAGGAGGGGATACAGCTTGAGGTGGAGCGGTTGCGGATGCTCGGGATGCTGAGGGGCTGA